From Candidatus Woesearchaeota archaeon, a single genomic window includes:
- a CDS encoding translation initiation factor IF-5A has protein sequence MSDIKYKSAGSLQKGNYVVMDGVACIVSDVNISRPGKHGHAKVNFSGVGLLDGKKRNMVLPGSDNVDIPIIDKRNAQVLSVHGTSCNVMDSETFESFDLEIPQELAGEINEGTIVLYWVILGEKVMKQIKSN, from the coding sequence ATGAGTGATATAAAATATAAATCTGCAGGAAGCTTACAAAAAGGAAACTACGTAGTAATGGACGGCGTAGCATGCATTGTATCAGATGTTAATATATCGAGACCAGGAAAACACGGACACGCAAAAGTAAACTTTTCAGGAGTAGGATTACTAGATGGCAAGAAAAGAAACATGGTGTTGCCAGGATCAGACAACGTTGATATTCCAATAATAGATAAAAGAAACGCACAAGTACTAAGCGTGCATGGAACATCATGCAACGTCATGGACTCAGAAACATTTGAATCATTTGATTTAGAAATACCACAAGAATTAGCAGGAGAAATAAACGAAGGAACAATAGTTCTGTACTGGGTAATACTAGG